A region from the Brassica napus cultivar Da-Ae chromosome C8, Da-Ae, whole genome shotgun sequence genome encodes:
- the LOC106365421 gene encoding BTB/POZ domain-containing protein At1g03010-like isoform X2, with protein MEDTSSSYMIIKFKPISEVSSDLTVQVGSSSFCLHKFPLVSRSGKIRKLLTDSKTFNICLSSVPGGSEAFELAAKFCYGINIEINLLNVAKLRCASHYLEMAEDFSEDNLAIKTEHYFKETVLPSISNSILVLHHCEALTPVSEDLNLVNRLVIAIANNACKEQLTSGLLKLDYTFSGANMEPETPLDWWGKSVAVLNLEFFQRVVSAVRSKGLRQDVISKILISYTNKSLQGLIVRDTKLDKERVIDSEAKKKQRMIVETIVRLLPTQGRKSSVPIAFLSSLLKMVIATSSSSASISSCRSDLERRIGLQLDQAILEDVLIPTSPNGVNNTMYDIDSILRIFSIFLNLDEEDDDEEEDRHHRNRFGDETEMIFDFDSPGSPKQSSILKVSKLMDNYLAEIALDTNLTTSKFIALAELLPDHARIISDGLYRAVDIYLKVHPNIKDSERYRLCKTIDSQKLSQEACSHAAQNERLPVQMAVQVLYFEQIRLRNAMSSSISPTQFLFSGNCHQFPQRGGSGAGSGAISPRDNYASVRRENRELKLEVARMRMRLTDLEKDHISIRQELVKTNPGTKLFKSFAKKISKLNSLFSFASLKPSLKGKASTESRFLFQRKRRHSVS; from the exons ATGGAAGACACAAGCAGCTCTTACATGATCATCAAATTCAA GCCAATATCTGAAGTCTCTAGTGATCTTACAGTTCAAGTTGGATCTTCAAGTTTCTGTCTTCATAAG TTTCCTCTTGTTTCTCGGAGTGGAAAGATCAGGAAGCTTCTTACAGATTCCAAAACCTTCAACATATGTCTCTCGAGTGTTCCTGGAGGATCTGAGGCCTTTGAGCTAGCAGCTAAGTTCTGCTATGGAATCAACATTGAGATCAACCTTCTCAACGTAGCTAAGCTTCGTTGTGCATCTCATTACCTAGAGATGGCTGAGGACTTCTCAGAGGACAATCTCGCTATCAAAACAGAACATTACTTCAAAGAAACGGTCCTCCCAAGTATCTCTAACTCCATACTCGTTCTACATCACTGTGAAGCCCTTACACCAGTCTCTGAAGATCTCAACTTGGTGAACCGTTTGGTCATAGCAATCGCCAACAACGCCTGCAAAGAGCAGCTCACCTCGGGTCTATTAAAGCTCGATTATACGTTTTCGGGTGCGAATATGGAGCCAGAGACTCCACTAGACTGGTGGGGGAAGTCGGTAGCTGTtttgaatcttgagttcttCCAGAGAGTTGTCTCTGCGGTTAGGTCAAAAGGGTTAAGACAAGACGTGATCAGCAAGATTCTCATCAGTTACACGAATAAGTCACTTCAAGGGCTAATAGTTAGGGATACAAAGCTTGACAAAGAAAGGGTTATCGATTCAgaagcaaagaagaaacagagaatgATTGTAGAAACAATCGTTAGGTTACTTCCCACGCAAGGAAGAAAAAGCTCTGTTCCAATAGCGTTTCTTTCAAGTCTTCTCAAAATGGTTATCGCAACATCATCATCCTCTGCTTCTATAAGCTCATGTCGATCAGATTTAGAGCGAAGGATCGGTCTTCAGCTAGACCAAGCCATCCTCGAAGATGTCTTGATTCCGACAAGCCCTAACGGAGTCAACAACACGATGTACGACATTGATTCTATCTTGAGAATCTTCTCTATATTCTTGAATCTAGAcgaagaagacgatgatgaagaagaagatcgaCATCATCGTAACCGGTTTGGTGATGAAACAGAGATGATTTTCGATTTCGACAGTCCTGGATCTCCAAAACAGAGCTCGATCTTGAAAGTATCGAAGCTGATGGATAACTATCTAGCGGAGATAGCTTTGGATACGAATCTAACAACGTCGAAGTTCATAGCTTTAGCTGAGCTCTTGCCAGATCATGCTCGTATCATCAGTGATGGTCTTTATCGAGCCGTTGACATTTACCTCAAA gTACATCCGAATATAAAGGATTCAGAGCGCTACCGACTTTGTAAGACGATAGATTCACAGAAACTGTCACAAGAAGCTTGTAGCCATGCAGCGCAAAACGAGAGGTTACCAGTGCAAATGGCGGTACAAGTGTTGTACTTTGAGCAGATTAGACTCAGAAACGCAATGAGCAGTAGCATTAGTCCTACTCAGTTTCTATTCAGTGGTAACTGTCATCAGTTTCCCCAACGGGGAGGAAGTGGAGCAG GAAGTGGAGCGATATCACCAAGAGATAACTATGCGTCAGTGAGGAGAGAAAACAGAGAGTTAAAGCTTGAAGTGGCGAGGATGAGGATGAGATTAACGGATCTAGAGAAAGATCACATCTCTATTAGACAAGAACTCGTTAAAACTAATCCAGGGACTAAGCTTTTCAAGTCTTTTGCTAAAAAGATAAGCAAACTCAATTCTCTTTTCAGCTTCGCTAGTCTTAAACCTTCTTTGAAGGGAAAGGCAAGTACTGAGAGCCGTTTCTTGTTTCAGAGAAAAAGACGACACTCGGTTTCTTGA
- the LOC125591775 gene encoding monothiol glutaredoxin-S1-like, with amino-acid sequence MTSLGPESNQTHHHLHQYTYTHTNVFRQIISMEKISKLLEDKPVVIFSMTSCCMSHTIKSLISGYGANPTVYELDEMSNGSEIERALVELGCNPTVPAVFIGQQLIGGANQLMSLQVRNQLGSVLRRAGAIWI; translated from the coding sequence ATGACTTCCCTTGGACCAGAATCAAACCAAACTCACCATCACTTGCACCAATACACTTACACGCACACAAACGTTTTCAGACAAATAATATCAATGGAGAAGATATCAAAATTGCTAGAAGACAAGCCAGTGGTGATATTCAGCATGACTTCATGTTGTATGAGCCATACGATCAAGTCGCTTATATCTGGCTACGGTGCGAATCCAACGGTATACGAACTAGATGAGATGTCTAATGGATCGGAGATTGAACGAGCACTGGTCGAGCTTGGATGCAACCCGACCGTGCCTGCTGTCTTCATAGGGCAACAGCTCATAGGTGGTGCAAATCAGCTTATGTCTCTTCAAGTAAGGAACCAACTAGGTTCGGTGCTCAGAAGAGCCGGAGCTATATGGATTTAA
- the LOC106365421 gene encoding BTB/POZ domain-containing protein At1g03010-like isoform X1 produces MGLSTVGEVKPTFTGKRGFRLNSSIRHASEWPISEVSSDLTVQVGSSSFCLHKFPLVSRSGKIRKLLTDSKTFNICLSSVPGGSEAFELAAKFCYGINIEINLLNVAKLRCASHYLEMAEDFSEDNLAIKTEHYFKETVLPSISNSILVLHHCEALTPVSEDLNLVNRLVIAIANNACKEQLTSGLLKLDYTFSGANMEPETPLDWWGKSVAVLNLEFFQRVVSAVRSKGLRQDVISKILISYTNKSLQGLIVRDTKLDKERVIDSEAKKKQRMIVETIVRLLPTQGRKSSVPIAFLSSLLKMVIATSSSSASISSCRSDLERRIGLQLDQAILEDVLIPTSPNGVNNTMYDIDSILRIFSIFLNLDEEDDDEEEDRHHRNRFGDETEMIFDFDSPGSPKQSSILKVSKLMDNYLAEIALDTNLTTSKFIALAELLPDHARIISDGLYRAVDIYLKVHPNIKDSERYRLCKTIDSQKLSQEACSHAAQNERLPVQMAVQVLYFEQIRLRNAMSSSISPTQFLFSGNCHQFPQRGGSGAGSGAISPRDNYASVRRENRELKLEVARMRMRLTDLEKDHISIRQELVKTNPGTKLFKSFAKKISKLNSLFSFASLKPSLKGKASTESRFLFQRKRRHSVS; encoded by the exons AAGTGAAGCCAACTTTCACAGGAAAGAGAGGGTTTCGTCTGAACTCAAGCATCAGACATGCCTCTGAAtg GCCAATATCTGAAGTCTCTAGTGATCTTACAGTTCAAGTTGGATCTTCAAGTTTCTGTCTTCATAAG TTTCCTCTTGTTTCTCGGAGTGGAAAGATCAGGAAGCTTCTTACAGATTCCAAAACCTTCAACATATGTCTCTCGAGTGTTCCTGGAGGATCTGAGGCCTTTGAGCTAGCAGCTAAGTTCTGCTATGGAATCAACATTGAGATCAACCTTCTCAACGTAGCTAAGCTTCGTTGTGCATCTCATTACCTAGAGATGGCTGAGGACTTCTCAGAGGACAATCTCGCTATCAAAACAGAACATTACTTCAAAGAAACGGTCCTCCCAAGTATCTCTAACTCCATACTCGTTCTACATCACTGTGAAGCCCTTACACCAGTCTCTGAAGATCTCAACTTGGTGAACCGTTTGGTCATAGCAATCGCCAACAACGCCTGCAAAGAGCAGCTCACCTCGGGTCTATTAAAGCTCGATTATACGTTTTCGGGTGCGAATATGGAGCCAGAGACTCCACTAGACTGGTGGGGGAAGTCGGTAGCTGTtttgaatcttgagttcttCCAGAGAGTTGTCTCTGCGGTTAGGTCAAAAGGGTTAAGACAAGACGTGATCAGCAAGATTCTCATCAGTTACACGAATAAGTCACTTCAAGGGCTAATAGTTAGGGATACAAAGCTTGACAAAGAAAGGGTTATCGATTCAgaagcaaagaagaaacagagaatgATTGTAGAAACAATCGTTAGGTTACTTCCCACGCAAGGAAGAAAAAGCTCTGTTCCAATAGCGTTTCTTTCAAGTCTTCTCAAAATGGTTATCGCAACATCATCATCCTCTGCTTCTATAAGCTCATGTCGATCAGATTTAGAGCGAAGGATCGGTCTTCAGCTAGACCAAGCCATCCTCGAAGATGTCTTGATTCCGACAAGCCCTAACGGAGTCAACAACACGATGTACGACATTGATTCTATCTTGAGAATCTTCTCTATATTCTTGAATCTAGAcgaagaagacgatgatgaagaagaagatcgaCATCATCGTAACCGGTTTGGTGATGAAACAGAGATGATTTTCGATTTCGACAGTCCTGGATCTCCAAAACAGAGCTCGATCTTGAAAGTATCGAAGCTGATGGATAACTATCTAGCGGAGATAGCTTTGGATACGAATCTAACAACGTCGAAGTTCATAGCTTTAGCTGAGCTCTTGCCAGATCATGCTCGTATCATCAGTGATGGTCTTTATCGAGCCGTTGACATTTACCTCAAA gTACATCCGAATATAAAGGATTCAGAGCGCTACCGACTTTGTAAGACGATAGATTCACAGAAACTGTCACAAGAAGCTTGTAGCCATGCAGCGCAAAACGAGAGGTTACCAGTGCAAATGGCGGTACAAGTGTTGTACTTTGAGCAGATTAGACTCAGAAACGCAATGAGCAGTAGCATTAGTCCTACTCAGTTTCTATTCAGTGGTAACTGTCATCAGTTTCCCCAACGGGGAGGAAGTGGAGCAG GAAGTGGAGCGATATCACCAAGAGATAACTATGCGTCAGTGAGGAGAGAAAACAGAGAGTTAAAGCTTGAAGTGGCGAGGATGAGGATGAGATTAACGGATCTAGAGAAAGATCACATCTCTATTAGACAAGAACTCGTTAAAACTAATCCAGGGACTAAGCTTTTCAAGTCTTTTGCTAAAAAGATAAGCAAACTCAATTCTCTTTTCAGCTTCGCTAGTCTTAAACCTTCTTTGAAGGGAAAGGCAAGTACTGAGAGCCGTTTCTTGTTTCAGAGAAAAAGACGACACTCGGTTTCTTGA
- the LOC106365421 gene encoding BTB/POZ domain-containing protein At1g03010-like isoform X3, producing the protein MGLSTVGEVKPTFTGKRGFRLNSSIRHASEWPISEVSSDLTVQVGSSSFCLHKFPLVSRSGKIRKLLTDSKTFNICLSSVPGGSEAFELAAKFCYGINIEINLLNVAKLRCASHYLEMAEDFSEDNLAIKTEHYFKETVLPSISNSILVLHHCEALTPVSEDLNLVNRLVIAIANNACKEQLTSGLLKLDYTFSGANMEPETPLDWWGKSVAVLNLEFFQRVVSAVRSKGLRQDVISKILISYTNKSLQGLIVRDTKLDKERVIDSEAKKKQRMIVETIVRLLPTQGRKSSVPIAFLSSLLKMVIATSSSSASISSCRSDLERRIGLQLDQAILEDVLIPTSPNGVNNTMYDIDSILRIFSIFLNLDEEDDDEEEDRHHRNRFGDETEMIFDFDSPGSPKQSSILKVSKLMDNYLAEIALDTNLTTSKFIALAELLPDHARIISDGLYRAVDIYLKVHPNIKDSERYRLCKTIDSQKLSQEACSHAAQNERLPVQMAVQVLYFEQIRLRNAMSSSISPTQFLFSGNCHQFPQRGGSGAVERYHQEITMRQ; encoded by the exons AAGTGAAGCCAACTTTCACAGGAAAGAGAGGGTTTCGTCTGAACTCAAGCATCAGACATGCCTCTGAAtg GCCAATATCTGAAGTCTCTAGTGATCTTACAGTTCAAGTTGGATCTTCAAGTTTCTGTCTTCATAAG TTTCCTCTTGTTTCTCGGAGTGGAAAGATCAGGAAGCTTCTTACAGATTCCAAAACCTTCAACATATGTCTCTCGAGTGTTCCTGGAGGATCTGAGGCCTTTGAGCTAGCAGCTAAGTTCTGCTATGGAATCAACATTGAGATCAACCTTCTCAACGTAGCTAAGCTTCGTTGTGCATCTCATTACCTAGAGATGGCTGAGGACTTCTCAGAGGACAATCTCGCTATCAAAACAGAACATTACTTCAAAGAAACGGTCCTCCCAAGTATCTCTAACTCCATACTCGTTCTACATCACTGTGAAGCCCTTACACCAGTCTCTGAAGATCTCAACTTGGTGAACCGTTTGGTCATAGCAATCGCCAACAACGCCTGCAAAGAGCAGCTCACCTCGGGTCTATTAAAGCTCGATTATACGTTTTCGGGTGCGAATATGGAGCCAGAGACTCCACTAGACTGGTGGGGGAAGTCGGTAGCTGTtttgaatcttgagttcttCCAGAGAGTTGTCTCTGCGGTTAGGTCAAAAGGGTTAAGACAAGACGTGATCAGCAAGATTCTCATCAGTTACACGAATAAGTCACTTCAAGGGCTAATAGTTAGGGATACAAAGCTTGACAAAGAAAGGGTTATCGATTCAgaagcaaagaagaaacagagaatgATTGTAGAAACAATCGTTAGGTTACTTCCCACGCAAGGAAGAAAAAGCTCTGTTCCAATAGCGTTTCTTTCAAGTCTTCTCAAAATGGTTATCGCAACATCATCATCCTCTGCTTCTATAAGCTCATGTCGATCAGATTTAGAGCGAAGGATCGGTCTTCAGCTAGACCAAGCCATCCTCGAAGATGTCTTGATTCCGACAAGCCCTAACGGAGTCAACAACACGATGTACGACATTGATTCTATCTTGAGAATCTTCTCTATATTCTTGAATCTAGAcgaagaagacgatgatgaagaagaagatcgaCATCATCGTAACCGGTTTGGTGATGAAACAGAGATGATTTTCGATTTCGACAGTCCTGGATCTCCAAAACAGAGCTCGATCTTGAAAGTATCGAAGCTGATGGATAACTATCTAGCGGAGATAGCTTTGGATACGAATCTAACAACGTCGAAGTTCATAGCTTTAGCTGAGCTCTTGCCAGATCATGCTCGTATCATCAGTGATGGTCTTTATCGAGCCGTTGACATTTACCTCAAA gTACATCCGAATATAAAGGATTCAGAGCGCTACCGACTTTGTAAGACGATAGATTCACAGAAACTGTCACAAGAAGCTTGTAGCCATGCAGCGCAAAACGAGAGGTTACCAGTGCAAATGGCGGTACAAGTGTTGTACTTTGAGCAGATTAGACTCAGAAACGCAATGAGCAGTAGCATTAGTCCTACTCAGTTTCTATTCAGTGGTAACTGTCATCAGTTTCCCCAACGGGGAGGAAGTGGAGCAG TGGAGCGATATCACCAAGAGATAACTATGCGTCAGTGA